The proteins below are encoded in one region of Desulfobaccales bacterium:
- a CDS encoding cation:proton antiporter — MVFASIFHEITAILLVAAAVGVLGLGLRQPLIVSLLAAGLLVGPAALGLIASHAQIELLAHIGIALLLFVVGLKLDLHLIRTMGKVSLATGLGQVLFTSVFGFFIALALGLAALEALYVAVALTFSSTIIIVKLLSDKREIDALHGRIAIGFLIVQDIVVVLVMIGLSALGGSGAAGWALLARLGQVLATGAAFVAGIALVMRYVLPPLLHYLSRTQELLVLFAVTWAVFLASLGDLLGFSKEVGAFLGGVSLASTPYREALSTRLVSLRDFLLVFFFIDLGARLDLSLLGAQAGKAAVFSLFVLIGNPLIVLAIMGYMGYRKRTGFLAGLTVAQISEFSLLLGALGVSLGHVTRETMGLITLVGLVTIGVSTYMILYSGPLYERLAPWLSPFERRVPFQEAAYAGPEEKAGAEIILVGLGNFGSGIARRLLTQHRLLGVDFDPEVLATWRQQGMAVFYGDVGDPDLLEHLPLGEARLVVSTVRDPDLNLRLLHGLKARGYSGWVVLTARTEEEARTFQEAGAQLVLRPFADAAEQAADSLTAAAHVLGEIREWPGTLGIFRLEAYSSLCGRTIADLPLRRELGVTIVAVSRAGLTFRDPDPDLRLAAGDRLVLLGEPPGLAQAAALLAGQGITPEPADEDHFRLAEIPLALDSPLAGKSLAEVHFRETYGVTVVALERDGQRLPAPSGKEILRPGDRLLVAGKAPRVHHLEALAPL, encoded by the coding sequence CTCAGGCAACCCCTCATCGTCTCCCTTTTGGCCGCGGGCCTGCTGGTGGGACCTGCCGCCCTGGGCCTCATCGCCAGCCATGCCCAGATCGAGCTCCTGGCCCATATCGGCATTGCGCTGTTGCTCTTTGTCGTGGGCCTTAAGCTGGACCTGCACCTCATTCGCACCATGGGCAAGGTCTCTCTGGCCACCGGACTGGGCCAGGTGCTGTTCACCTCCGTCTTCGGCTTCTTCATCGCCCTGGCGCTGGGTCTGGCCGCCCTCGAAGCCCTGTATGTGGCCGTGGCCCTCACCTTCTCCAGCACCATCATCATTGTCAAGCTGCTCTCCGACAAGCGGGAGATCGACGCCCTCCACGGCCGCATCGCCATCGGCTTTCTCATCGTCCAGGACATCGTGGTGGTGCTGGTGATGATCGGGCTCAGCGCTTTGGGGGGCAGCGGCGCCGCGGGCTGGGCCCTCCTGGCCCGCCTCGGCCAGGTTCTGGCCACCGGTGCCGCCTTTGTGGCCGGCATCGCCCTGGTGATGCGCTATGTCCTGCCGCCGCTGTTGCACTATCTCTCCCGCACCCAGGAGCTCCTGGTCCTCTTCGCGGTGACCTGGGCCGTCTTCTTGGCCAGCCTGGGAGACCTTTTGGGCTTCAGCAAAGAAGTGGGGGCTTTCCTGGGCGGGGTGTCGTTGGCCTCCACCCCTTATCGGGAGGCCCTGAGCACCCGGCTGGTGAGCCTGCGGGACTTTCTGCTGGTGTTCTTTTTCATTGATCTGGGGGCCCGGCTGGATCTGTCGCTCCTGGGGGCCCAGGCCGGCAAGGCCGCGGTCTTCTCCCTCTTTGTGCTCATCGGCAATCCCCTCATCGTCCTGGCCATCATGGGGTATATGGGCTATCGCAAGCGCACCGGCTTCCTGGCCGGCCTGACCGTGGCCCAGATCAGCGAATTCTCTCTGCTTCTGGGCGCTTTGGGCGTCAGCCTGGGCCACGTCACCCGGGAAACCATGGGCCTCATCACCTTGGTGGGCCTGGTGACCATCGGGGTTTCCACCTACATGATCCTCTATTCCGGACCGCTCTATGAGCGCCTGGCCCCCTGGCTCAGCCCCTTCGAGCGCCGGGTGCCCTTCCAGGAGGCCGCCTACGCCGGCCCGGAGGAAAAGGCCGGGGCGGAGATCATTTTGGTGGGGTTGGGGAATTTCGGCTCCGGCATCGCCCGGCGGCTGCTCACCCAGCACCGGCTTCTGGGGGTGGACTTCGACCCCGAGGTGCTGGCGACCTGGCGGCAGCAGGGAATGGCGGTGTTTTACGGCGATGTGGGCGATCCGGACCTCCTGGAGCACCTGCCCCTGGGGGAAGCCCGGTTGGTGGTAAGCACGGTCCGGGACCCGGATCTGAACCTGCGGTTACTGCACGGCCTGAAGGCCCGGGGCTACTCTGGCTGGGTGGTGCTCACCGCCCGCACCGAGGAAGAGGCCCGGACCTTTCAGGAGGCCGGCGCTCAGCTGGTGCTGAGGCCCTTTGCCGACGCCGCGGAGCAGGCAGCGGACTCCCTCACCGCCGCCGCCCACGTCCTGGGGGAGATCCGGGAATGGCCCGGCACCTTGGGCATCTTCCGTCTGGAGGCGTACTCTTCCCTGTGCGGCCGCACCATCGCCGATCTCCCCCTCCGGCGGGAGCTGGGGGTGACCATTGTGGCGGTGAGCCGGGCCGGTTTGACCTTCCGGGATCCGGACCCGGATCTCCGCCTGGCCGCCGGGGATCGCCTGGTGCTCCTGGGGGAACCCCCGGGCCTGGCCCAGGCCGCCGCCTTGCTGGCCGGGCAGGGCATCACCCCCGAGCCCGCCGACGAGGATCATTTCCGGCTGGCGGAGATCCCCCTGGCTCTGGACTCCCCCCTGGCGGGCAAGAGCCTGGCGGAAGTGCACTTCCGGGAGACCTACGGGGTGACGGTGGTGGCCCTGGAACGGGACGGCCAACGACTGCCGGCGCCCTCGGGAAAGGAGATCCTCCGGCCCGGTGACCGCCTTCTGGTGGCCGGAAAAGCCCCCCGGGTGCACCACCTGGAGGCCCTGGCCCCTTTGTGA